From a region of the Dictyostelium discoideum AX4 chromosome 2 chromosome, whole genome shotgun sequence genome:
- a CDS encoding peptidase C53 family protein has translation MNKINLFIILTILINCYFGINQVNGKFHQELGWKQSLTREFIDPNTPITFRIYVKQQNFEQLKIKVRDVSDPHSNNYGNYLSVDEITSIISPSKESLTLIEKWIQPFNPIEIEYNDNQDCMFITMSKQNIEKLMNIKIFKFIHQNGKIILRSPIDPIIPSNLLKHIDLITGISHFPVYKLKNKINSLSSSSSSSSEGLQIISIKGTGEFLTVEYQPSCSPNCNGKYFPMDVTVKALNQVINNTITTSNVAPSCTVTDGVPVCKVSANSFVYQPSEVSITDTVSNQVLTWDHPIVSLPIVLPQTIKQYYGIPNHYQVSHPNATQCVVEFEQQYYSPTDLEQFFNSMGLPTNVSVNVIGYNDETNPGVEASLDIQYLMGVAPNAQTTFWSIYANTSAEIDDILQWAVAISTHPNPPLVNSLSYGMTEGNVDTYLGNGYMARSEVEFAKLAARGLTVVIASGDSGAYDLGGPPMGANGCENARGDWPSNSEYVSAVGSIYFTPYSAPICYDSVSSGGVNCQSLPIGEVGVSIDYGTMWTSGGGFSNFTETAYYQKDFVNEYLNKLKELDVSPPSNLFNSNGRAYPDFSTVGKNLYVINGGEWLSVDGTSASAPIFAGMITILNDIRLNKGLPQLGFLNPLFYQIARTNPEAFYDVVVGNNRCGLSDSTPVCCDFGYTATTGFDTVSGLGRPDMSVLMEIIDQY, from the exons atgaataaaattaatttatttataattttaacaattttaattaattgttattttgGTATTAATCAAGTTAATGGTAAATTTCATCAAGAATTAGGATGGAAACAATCATTAACAAGAGAATTTATTGATCCAAATACACCAATCACTTTTAGAATTTATgtaaaacaacaaaattttgaacaattaaaaatcaaagttCGTGATGTTTCAGACCCACACTCAAACAACTATGGTAATTATTTAAGTGTTGATGAAATTACATCAATAATTTCACCATCAAAAGAATCATTAAccttaattgaaaaatggaTTCAACCATTCAatccaattgaaattgaatacAATGATAATCAAGATTGTATGTTCATTACAATgtcaaaacaaaatattgaaaaattaatgaatattaaaatctttaaatttattcatCAAAATGGTAAAATCATTCTTCGTTCACCAATTGATCCAATTATTccttcaaatttattaaaacatattgatttaattactGGTATTAGTCATTTCCCAGTTt ataagttaaaaaataaaataaattctttatcttcatcatcatcttcatcatcagaaggtttacaaattattagtattaaagGTACAGGTGAATTTTTAACAGTTGAATATCAACCATCATGTTCACCAAATTGTAATGGTAAATATTTCCCAATGGATGTTACAGTTAAAGCATTGAATCaagtaattaataatacaattactACAAGTAATGTTGCACCAAGTTGTACAGTTACAGATGGTGTACCAGTTTGTAAAGTTTCAGCAAATTCATTTGTTTATCAACCAAGTGAAGTTTCAATAACAGATACAGTTTCAAATCAAGTATTAACATGGGATCATCCAATTGTTTCATTACCAATTGTATTACCACAAACTATTAAACAATATTACGGAATTCCAAACCATTATCAAGTTAGTCACCCAAATGCAACTCAAtgtgttgttgaatttgaacaACAATATTATTCACCAACTGATTTAGAACAATTTTTCAATAGTATGGGTTTACCAACCAATGTAAGTGTAAATGTAATTGGTTACAATGACGAAACCAATCCAGGTGTTGAAGCATCATTAgatattcaatatttaatggGTGTTGCTCCAAATGCACAAACTACATTTTGGTCAATCTATGCAAATACTTCCGctgaaattgatgatatcCTTCAATGGGCAGTTGCAATTTCAACCCATCCAAATCCACCATTAGTTAACTCCTTATCTTATGGTATGACTGAAGGTAATGTTGACACATATTTAGGTAATGGTTATATGGCAAGATCTGAAGTTGAATTTGCTAAATTAGCTGCTAGAGGTTTAACAGTTGTAATTGCAAGTGGTGATAGTGGTGCTTATGATTTAGGTGGTCCACCAATGGGTGCTAATGGTTGTGAAAAT gcAAGAGGTGATTGGCCATCAAATTCAGAATATGTTAGTGCAGTTggttcaatttattttacacCATATTCAGCACCAATTTGTTATGATTCAGTTTCAAGTGGTGGTGTAAATTGTCAATCACTTCCAATTGGTGAAGTTGGTGTTTCAATTGATTATGGTACAATGTGGACATCAGGTGGTGGTTTCTCAAATTTCACAGAGACTGCTTACTATCAAAAAGATTTCgtaaatgaatatttaaataaattaaaagaattggatgtttcaccaccatcaaaTCTTTTCAATTCAAATGGTAGAGCATATCCAGATTTTTCAACAGTTGGTAAGAATTTATATGTTATCAATGGTGGTGAATGGTTATCAGTTGATGGTACATCTGCTTCTGCACCAATCTTTGCTGGTATGATTACAATTCTCAATGATATTAGATTAAATAAAGGTTTACCACAATTAGGTTTCCTTAATCCATTATTCTATCAAATCGCAAGAACAAATCCAGAAGCTTTCTATGATGTCGTCGTTGGTAATAATCGTTGTGGTCTCTCTGATTCTACTCCAGTTTGTTGTGATTTCGGTTATACTGCTACAACTGGTTTCGATACTGTTTCAGGTTTAGGTAGACCAGATATGTCTGTTTTAATGGAAATTAttgatcaatattaa